Proteins from one Terriglobia bacterium genomic window:
- the pyrE gene encoding orotate phosphoribosyltransferase has translation MPQTARQQLLNLIAANSFRLGEFTLSSGIKSDYYIDCRTTTLHAKGAELTGQVFLDLFRQQGWKADAVGGMTLGADPIVVAVSVISSQAGSPMHGFLVRKAEKSHGMGRRIEGFQEKGAQVIIVDDVCTTGSSTIQAIEAAREFGFNIAGVACLVERLEAAGRADVERAAAPAPFISVFKSSEVKAAHIALKQAPQTPQTFAYSGACEICGRPAVTNMPGLRCDVHK, from the coding sequence ATGCCCCAGACCGCGCGCCAACAACTTCTCAATCTGATTGCGGCGAACTCCTTTCGCCTGGGTGAGTTCACGCTTTCCTCCGGCATCAAGAGCGACTACTACATTGACTGCCGCACCACCACGCTGCACGCCAAGGGAGCGGAACTGACCGGCCAGGTCTTCCTTGATCTCTTCCGCCAGCAGGGCTGGAAGGCAGATGCGGTCGGCGGGATGACCCTGGGCGCAGATCCCATTGTGGTCGCCGTGTCAGTCATCAGTTCGCAAGCCGGATCGCCCATGCACGGCTTCCTGGTGCGCAAGGCGGAGAAATCGCACGGCATGGGCCGCCGCATTGAAGGCTTCCAGGAAAAAGGCGCGCAGGTGATCATCGTGGACGACGTTTGCACCACCGGCAGCTCCACCATCCAGGCCATTGAAGCCGCGCGCGAATTTGGCTTCAACATTGCCGGCGTTGCTTGCCTGGTGGAACGTCTTGAAGCCGCCGGCCGCGCCGATGTTGAACGAGCCGCCGCGCCTGCGCCTTTCATATCGGTCTTCAAGTCCAGCGAAGTCAAAGCCGCCCACATTGCTCTAAAACAAGCGCCGCAGACGCCACAAACCTTCGCCTACTCCGGCGCATGCGAAATCTGCGGACGCCCGGCCGTCACCAACATGCCGGGACTGCGGTGTGATGTACATAAGTAG
- a CDS encoding CPBP family intramembrane metalloprotease produces the protein MPDLDQIPEPPPPPPPPFETFAPVVVVHDPDRPQPVWGLLDAFLAALFFVLAMIAAIGIAIPMARLLPGMRHASPDTLFKDMRVALPVQVAAYAALVAIMVLLVTLKNRGPFLKEISWNAPDRKRIWRAMAYGLALAVASTLAETLLSRWIPKSLPIEEYFNGPLSAYLLAAFGILVAPLVEELYFRGFLYPALARWTGILPAVVLTSAGFALLHGAQLAYAVVPVLTIFVVGATLNMIRVRTGSVATGVIAHMTYNFVLFVQTFIGTDGFRHFDKH, from the coding sequence TTGCCTGATCTGGACCAAATCCCGGAACCACCTCCACCGCCTCCGCCACCGTTTGAGACATTTGCCCCAGTCGTCGTCGTCCATGATCCCGACCGGCCGCAGCCAGTCTGGGGCCTGCTGGACGCGTTTCTCGCTGCCCTGTTCTTTGTCCTGGCGATGATTGCCGCCATTGGCATCGCCATCCCCATGGCCCGCCTCTTGCCTGGTATGCGCCATGCGAGCCCGGACACGCTGTTCAAAGATATGCGCGTGGCCCTCCCGGTGCAGGTTGCAGCCTACGCCGCTCTGGTGGCAATCATGGTCCTGCTGGTCACGCTGAAGAATCGCGGTCCGTTCCTGAAAGAAATTTCCTGGAACGCGCCGGACCGCAAGCGTATTTGGCGAGCGATGGCCTATGGTCTCGCGCTGGCAGTTGCTTCCACGTTGGCGGAAACTCTGCTATCACGATGGATCCCGAAATCGTTGCCGATTGAAGAGTACTTCAATGGCCCGCTCTCGGCATATTTGCTCGCCGCCTTTGGGATTCTAGTGGCGCCTCTGGTGGAAGAATTGTATTTCCGCGGCTTCCTCTACCCCGCACTGGCCCGCTGGACCGGGATTCTGCCCGCCGTGGTGCTGACCTCGGCCGGCTTCGCTCTGCTGCATGGCGCGCAACTGGCGTATGCCGTGGTGCCGGTGCTGACCATCTTCGTGGTGGGCGCAACGCTGAACATGATTCGCGTCCGGACTGGATCGGTGGCCACCGGCGTCATCGCCCACATGACCTACAATTTTGTTTTGTTTGTCCAGACGTTTATCGGGACCGATGGCTTCCGCCACTTCGACAAACACTGA